The Pieris napi chromosome 20, ilPieNapi1.2, whole genome shotgun sequence genome segment tcttgttaccgTAAAAGCTAGGATGCTGGCGAGCATTAAGTATATGATTTGCTCGTATTGATAGGAATTAgattagaagaaaaaaaacgaCAAAATTTTCTTCATGAATTAAGGTAGTACGTTGCTGCGTTTTTAAGCTACAGGGGTTTaaagctataaaaaaatttgatacTAAATCATTTTCTCGTGTCTGCCTCTGGGGTTAGTGGTCAATGTTTAGATAGCGTAGAAAATCTATAAGATATCCAGGACATCCATTACCACAGAAGGTAgatgtaaaaatgtaaaaagaaCGCTCAACTAAATGTGTCGGTTAGAAACAAAACTAGtcaaatccaaaaataaagattttggAACCGAATGTGCCATTTGTTTCGTTAAAAAATCTTGTTTTTGTTACCGGTATCAAAAAGAGTTAAATCAAAAGCAATTCGTAGAAAAATCGATTCGAAATCACTGCTCACTATCAAAAATGGTCAAATCCTTTAAAACTTAGAAACAAAATCGGTCTAATCCGTGTAGCCAATCAGAAGCTAGAACTATCTATGAAAATAACTGCCGTTTTGCAGAATCAGAAGCTTTTGGATTGtggttttgtattttagtcgccgtttttaattaaaatttggtgttaaattacaattaaatggataatttaataaaggaaACGACTCCCCAGCTATCACGGAAAAGGACGCAACAAAAAGCGGATTGgaaatgcaataaattgaAGAAGGAAAGGTATGATTGTGGTGCTTTGATCACTCACGCTGCCCTTCATTGTCAGTTGTGCTCAACattgtttcataataattctattacgtACAGGCGACGTGTTTTATTTTGGATCAGCAGCTACtgaataatttactttttcttACAAATTCTTTGTTTGAAGTATTCTTTATCTGTGTGCTGCGAAGCCCAAAGGTAGAGCTTTGTATTTAACTagtatgatatttttatgcgTCGTTATAACGCAACGCAAACCCataactaaaataacaatactatagaaaaatgatgaaaatactaaataataatcgtAGAAAAGGGGtcctatattttttaataatatttacttatttacgaTCGTTATTATTTTAGGTACACTTCAAAAGAGCTACCAAATTTAAAGCTTCCATGTGACCACTACACAAAAGCATACAGGTGCACTTCATTGAGTCATGCTGATATAATAGCATTTAATAAAgccttctataaaaaaccGGACAAAATTTATCaggataattttataattaaccaTACGAAAGTTACTACTACTCAGCGACAACGGCCAGTAAATAATCGtggcaataaaaaagaaatgtcgGTAACGTACTTTGCACGACGACGACATAATGTTCTGATTCCAATTTGCAAACCCACATTTCTATCTATTTTAGCTTTAAAGAAAGGAAGAGTGACAGGTGTTATTAGTCGACATTTCAAAGCAATGGGTGAATCTGCACAAGAGAATAGAGGAGGGCGGcgtaaaacacaaaaatatgcACCTAAGAGGGAAGCTGTCAAAGACTTTATTAAGAAGCTCGAGCCTTTAGAAATACATTACTGcagaagtaaaataaaaagtagacAATATTTGTCATCTGAGCTCAGCAttagtaaactttacaaaatgtttatcGCAGAAACCGtggatgaaaataaaaatattaaggcaTCTTACTTCAGACAAATTTTCAAAACCGAATTTAACATAGGTTTTGGATCCCCTCGTACAGATATGTGCTCCACTTGCATAGTTTTACAAGAACGACtaaaacatgaaaaaaatagtgagataaaaaataaattaatgattgaGAGTAGAATTCACAAATTGAGAGCCAAATCGTTTTATGCTTTATTAAAACACAACagcgaaaatattttaattttaagtttcgATTGCCAAAAGAACCAACCGTGTCCAAAAGTTCCCGATCAAAGTGCATATTACTCGAGGCAGTTGTATGtgtacaattttacggtggtAATTGGAAATTCAAAATCGCCATTAACTGTTAATAACACGTTTATCTATACCTGGACTGAAGACGTTTTGCCGAAAGCATCGAATGAAAATTGCTAGCGCTGTTTTTCATTGCTTGAATTCAATTTTTCTGAGTCCTGGGTTGGAGCATATTACACAGATTCGTTTGGTAGCAGATGGGTGCAGTGgccaaaataaaaaccaatcTGTTCTTGGTATGGCAGCTAAATGGTTACAAGACTATGCACCTGTACACATTTTGGGCATAGAAATAATGTTTCCAGTTGTTGGCCATTCATTTTTGCCACCAGACAGAGTTTTCGCAAAAATTGAAAAAGAGATAAAAAGTCGTGAGGTAATGACTTGCCCTGACGATTATTACGAAATTTTCATCCGTCATGGGACTGTATATTACTTGGGACTTGATATAAAAGTCTACGACTGGAAACGACTGAGGTATTAAAAACTACAACTAACATGCACTTTTcgattaaaaaatgtaaaagatttttttttaaaaggacTCGTGACCAACAAAATGTTTACATTCGAGCGGAAGAATCTTATCTAAATATGTACTGTAAATAagtatcaaaatatatgtaaaggAAAAAAGAAGGTTTCTGCTATAAATCCAGATgtgattaaattatatgtgGACGTTAaacaagaaaaattaaatgatgtGAAGAAATTATTAACCACACATTTTGGAGAGAAGTGGGAAGAAATCTCAGATTTACGATATTACAAACAAGTAATATCAAGACCAAAATCATCTACTGCTCATGAACAGGTTGTTGAAGACTGTGATTTCTTTGAAGAATTACCAGCCATagtagtttaataaatttaaaaacataaaaatgatggataaaaattaagatttttcatataaagcAAGATTGATTATGTACCaagttgtttatatttattgttactaCCCAACCGACCCGACCCAAATAAATATTGAGAACCCCTGACATGATATTGTTTTAGCATCAAAGTCAGTCATATCCATGCTATTAAGGATCAAACATAGTCAAATCCAAATACATCAATAACTAAACTAGTCAAATCCATAGCTTGGTTTCGAAATAGGTCAAAtcccaaatttaaattcaattattttgattttttagtACAACggtcatgtatttttttttttaatttgta includes the following:
- the LOC125059761 gene encoding uncharacterized protein LOC125059761, which gives rise to MDNLIKETTPQLSRKRTQQKADWKCNKLKKERYTSKELPNLKLPCDHYTKAYRCTSLSHADIIAFNKAFYKKPDKIYQDNFIINHTKVTTTQRQRPVNNRGNKKEMSVTYFARRRHNVLIPICKPTFLSILALKKGRVTGVISRHFKAMGESAQENRGGRRKTQKYAPKREAVKDFIKKLEPLEIHYCRSKIKSRQYLSSELSISKLYKMFIAETVDENKNIKASYFRQIFKTEFNIGFGSPRTDMCSTCIVLQERLKHEKNSEIKNKLMIESRIHKLRAKSFYALLKHNSENILILSFDCQKNQPCPKVPDQRKKKVSAINPDVIKLYVDVKQEKLNDVKKLLTTHFGEKWEEISDLRYYKQVISRPKSSTAHEQVVEDCDFFEELPAIVV